One Natronomonas moolapensis 8.8.11 genomic region harbors:
- the dinB gene encoding DNA polymerase IV, whose product MSRLPGVESPEQVVCHVDVDCFYAACERLREPVLEGEPVVVGMGYEPGETHGAVATASYEAREHGVESAMAISEALERLSRREADDPADPSGFYRPVDMAFYEAVSGDVRAVLSTAAETVRNVSIDEAYLDLGNVEWAAARSFGRSLKREIEADAGVVASVGIAPDMTTAKLASDAEKPDGLVVVDPDSVRSFLGPIPVEELHGVGPVTASELRSMGFETAGDIASGPESVFVDAFGERGRDLYAQARGEDDRVVEPKGDPKSLSSESAFTDATEAPERKKAKVRDLASEVTTRASGKNALYRTIGIKVVTPPFDVNTRSCSLSGPVDDPELVERTALELLSEFADEPVRKLGVRLSNLSFDDREQATISEWDSHDDGGDSGLDRRRGVEGGQVTLSRFE is encoded by the coding sequence ATGAGCCGGCTTCCGGGAGTCGAGTCGCCGGAGCAGGTGGTCTGTCACGTCGACGTCGACTGCTTCTATGCGGCCTGTGAACGGCTCCGAGAGCCCGTGCTCGAGGGGGAACCGGTCGTCGTCGGTATGGGCTACGAACCCGGAGAAACACACGGTGCCGTCGCTACGGCCAGCTACGAGGCCCGCGAGCACGGCGTCGAATCAGCAATGGCGATCTCGGAGGCACTCGAACGGCTGTCGCGGCGTGAAGCCGACGACCCCGCCGATCCCTCCGGCTTCTACCGGCCCGTCGACATGGCGTTTTACGAGGCCGTCAGCGGGGACGTTCGGGCGGTCCTGTCGACGGCGGCCGAGACCGTCCGAAACGTCTCGATCGACGAGGCGTACCTCGATCTCGGCAATGTCGAGTGGGCGGCGGCGCGATCGTTTGGCCGCTCGCTAAAACGCGAGATCGAAGCCGACGCGGGCGTCGTCGCTTCCGTCGGGATCGCCCCCGATATGACGACCGCCAAACTCGCCTCCGACGCTGAAAAACCCGACGGGCTGGTCGTCGTCGATCCGGATTCGGTGCGCTCGTTTCTCGGACCGATCCCTGTCGAGGAACTCCACGGTGTCGGTCCGGTCACCGCCTCGGAACTGCGATCGATGGGCTTCGAGACCGCAGGCGATATCGCCTCGGGGCCGGAGTCGGTCTTCGTCGACGCGTTCGGCGAACGGGGTCGAGACCTCTACGCACAGGCCCGCGGCGAAGACGACCGGGTGGTCGAACCGAAGGGCGACCCGAAGAGCCTTTCGAGCGAATCGGCGTTCACCGACGCGACCGAGGCGCCGGAGCGAAAGAAGGCGAAGGTCCGCGACCTCGCCTCGGAGGTCACAACCCGAGCCAGCGGAAAGAACGCCCTCTATCGGACGATCGGAATCAAGGTCGTCACGCCGCCGTTCGACGTGAACACCCGATCGTGTTCGCTTTCGGGGCCGGTCGACGACCCGGAGCTGGTCGAGCGAACAGCCCTCGAGTTGCTCTCGGAGTTCGCGGACGAGCCGGTGCGGAAACTCGGCGTCCGGCTGTCGAATCTCTCCTTCGACGACCGAGAACAGGCGACGATATCGGAGTGGGACAGCCACGATGACGGGGGCGATTCGGGACTCGACCGTCGGCGAGGAGTCGAAGGCGGGCAAGTCACACTCTCTCGGTTCGAGTGA
- a CDS encoding 2Fe-2S iron-sulfur cluster binding domain-containing protein, whose translation MNESVTLTVREDGAETTIEAERGAILRDVLRSHGVAVYGSVSRVANCGGRGLCGTCGVRVEGAEGGSIPAAGLHDAAAKRWGYPRLSCRIRVTEPMTVEVIEKVVWGQLRPE comes from the coding sequence ATGAACGAGTCGGTCACGCTCACCGTCCGCGAGGACGGCGCGGAGACGACCATCGAGGCCGAGCGAGGAGCGATCCTCCGGGACGTTCTCCGCTCGCACGGCGTCGCGGTGTACGGGTCGGTCTCGCGGGTGGCCAACTGCGGCGGCCGGGGACTGTGCGGCACCTGTGGCGTCCGGGTCGAGGGCGCCGAGGGCGGGTCGATCCCGGCGGCGGGGCTCCACGACGCGGCGGCCAAGCGGTGGGGGTACCCCCGGCTGTCGTGTCGGATTCGGGTCACCGAGCCGATGACCGTCGAAGTGATCGAGAAGGTCGTCTGGGGGCAACTCCGACCGGAGTGA
- a CDS encoding heavy metal translocating P-type ATPase, which translates to MGSCTLCDLSTPSEPVTDPDVDGEFCCRGCLEVYRTLGDVDPEEVDAEALREETDAPGGGGEAIPDDVDSETAYLSIDGLHCSTCELFIESAATDIEGVYGAEASYSTDMARVSYDPETCDREALPEALSRFGYYASEPGAEPEGFLDRLSLGEYRAAIAVIVMMPVMAPYFLFVYPTYVGIYPRDFLYGSNLYFMVFVPLFVWSSIIVAGVGYPFFRGAYVSLKVGQPNMDVLIALAVGAAYLYSAASLFLLEGRTVYFDVAVMILAVVTVGDHVESRFKERALGYYSELAESRVTHARRLRDDGSTERAPIESIAPGERVLVRPGERVPVDGEVVDGTAAVDESVVTGESIPVAKSPGAGVIGGSIVTDNALVVAVGDERTSTVDRLMELLWSVQSTDSGVQRVANRFALVFVPVVVTVAVATTLGWLWLGRPPGEAVLIGVSVLVVSCPCSLGIATPLALAAGSNAASESGLLVFDGSVFERVTDTDTVAFDKTGTLTTGEMSVVDVVGADREAILGRAAAVEGRSNHPIGGAILEAAPEPTAEVSGFERNPRSVAATVDGDETMVGHPDAFARAGWRVPDDLADAVDSARADGAHPTLVGWDGDAAGVVVLRDTTRPGWQEAIGAFDDGTDVVVITGDDERAARRFETHPGVDEVFAEVRPEAKRELIRRLRADGAVTMVGDGTNDAAALAGADLGIAMSHGTELTIDAADAVVTDDDLSTVPAFFEIADRVRRRIRENLLWAVGYNLVAIPLAVAGLINPLIAAVLMGVSSLIVVTNSRRSLV; encoded by the coding sequence ATGGGTTCGTGTACGCTGTGCGATCTGTCGACGCCGTCGGAGCCGGTCACCGACCCCGACGTCGACGGCGAGTTCTGCTGTCGGGGCTGTCTGGAGGTGTATCGGACCCTCGGCGACGTCGACCCCGAGGAGGTCGACGCCGAGGCGCTCCGGGAGGAGACCGACGCGCCGGGGGGCGGAGGCGAGGCGATCCCCGACGACGTCGACAGCGAGACCGCCTACCTCTCGATCGACGGCCTGCACTGCTCGACGTGTGAGCTGTTCATCGAGTCCGCGGCGACCGACATCGAGGGCGTCTACGGCGCGGAGGCGAGCTACTCGACCGACATGGCGCGGGTGAGCTACGACCCCGAGACCTGCGACCGCGAGGCGCTCCCGGAGGCGTTGAGTCGGTTCGGCTACTACGCCTCCGAACCGGGCGCGGAGCCGGAGGGCTTTCTGGATCGGCTCTCGCTGGGAGAGTACCGCGCCGCCATCGCCGTGATCGTGATGATGCCCGTGATGGCGCCGTACTTTCTCTTCGTCTACCCGACCTACGTCGGGATCTACCCCCGGGATTTCCTCTACGGGTCGAACCTCTATTTCATGGTGTTCGTCCCGCTGTTCGTCTGGAGTTCGATTATCGTCGCCGGCGTCGGCTACCCCTTCTTCCGGGGGGCCTACGTGAGCCTGAAGGTCGGCCAGCCGAACATGGACGTGTTGATCGCCCTCGCCGTCGGCGCGGCGTATCTGTACTCGGCGGCGTCGCTGTTCCTCTTGGAGGGCCGGACGGTCTACTTCGACGTCGCGGTGATGATCCTGGCGGTCGTGACCGTCGGCGACCACGTCGAATCGCGGTTCAAGGAGCGCGCGCTCGGGTACTACTCCGAACTGGCCGAATCGCGGGTGACCCACGCCCGGCGGCTCCGCGATGACGGGTCGACGGAGCGAGCCCCGATCGAGTCGATCGCCCCCGGCGAGCGCGTGTTGGTGCGGCCGGGCGAGCGCGTCCCCGTCGACGGCGAGGTCGTAGACGGCACTGCGGCGGTCGACGAATCGGTCGTGACTGGCGAGTCGATCCCGGTGGCGAAGTCCCCCGGAGCCGGGGTCATCGGGGGGTCGATCGTCACCGACAACGCCCTCGTCGTCGCGGTCGGCGACGAGCGCACCAGCACGGTCGATCGGCTGATGGAGCTTCTGTGGTCGGTCCAGAGCACCGATTCGGGCGTCCAGCGGGTCGCCAACCGATTCGCGCTCGTGTTCGTCCCGGTCGTCGTGACGGTCGCCGTCGCGACGACGCTGGGGTGGCTCTGGCTCGGTCGCCCCCCGGGCGAGGCCGTCCTGATCGGCGTGTCGGTGCTCGTCGTCTCCTGTCCGTGTTCGCTGGGCATCGCGACGCCGCTGGCGCTCGCCGCCGGGTCGAATGCGGCCTCCGAATCGGGGCTGCTCGTCTTCGACGGCTCGGTCTTCGAGCGGGTCACAGACACCGACACCGTCGCCTTCGACAAGACCGGGACGCTGACGACGGGCGAGATGTCCGTCGTCGACGTCGTCGGCGCGGACCGGGAGGCGATCCTCGGACGCGCCGCGGCCGTCGAGGGGCGCTCGAACCACCCGATCGGCGGCGCGATACTCGAGGCCGCCCCCGAGCCGACCGCCGAGGTCTCGGGGTTCGAACGGAACCCCCGGAGCGTCGCGGCGACGGTCGACGGCGACGAGACGATGGTCGGCCACCCCGACGCCTTCGCGCGGGCGGGCTGGAGGGTTCCCGACGACCTCGCTGACGCCGTCGACTCGGCCCGGGCCGACGGCGCCCATCCCACGCTCGTCGGCTGGGACGGAGACGCGGCCGGCGTCGTCGTGCTCCGGGATACCACCCGGCCGGGCTGGCAGGAGGCGATCGGCGCCTTCGACGACGGGACCGACGTGGTCGTGATCACCGGTGACGACGAGCGCGCGGCCCGGCGCTTCGAGACCCACCCCGGCGTCGACGAGGTGTTCGCGGAAGTCCGCCCCGAGGCCAAACGCGAGTTGATCCGGCGGCTCCGGGCCGACGGCGCGGTGACGATGGTCGGCGACGGCACCAACGACGCCGCGGCGCTCGCGGGCGCCGACCTCGGGATCGCGATGTCTCACGGAACCGAGTTGACGATCGACGCCGCCGACGCCGTGGTCACGGACGACGACCTCTCGACCGTCCCGGCCTTCTTCGAGATCGCCGACCGCGTCCGACGCCGGATCCGCGAGAACCTCCTGTGGGCTGTCGGCTACAACCTCGTCGCGATCCCGCTCGCCGTTGCGGGGTTGATCAATCCCCTGATCGCGGCGGTGTTGATGGGCGTGAGCAGCCTCATCGTCGTCACGAACTCCAGACGGTCGCTGGTCTGA
- a CDS encoding type IV pilin codes for MTLQSLFDTPDDDRAVSPVIGVILMVAITVILAAVIGTFVLGLGDSVESAPQASFDFDLDEDNNVVEVTHRGGDTIDLSDLEFRVGGTDTTLDDSASGSSEITGEFRAGDNGFVSVADESGSTVDIVYVSDGSENIIGSYEIPSDADVSS; via the coding sequence ATGACACTACAAAGCTTATTCGACACTCCGGACGACGACCGGGCCGTATCGCCTGTTATCGGTGTGATTCTGATGGTCGCAATTACGGTTATTCTGGCGGCCGTGATCGGAACGTTCGTGTTGGGGCTCGGTGATAGCGTCGAGTCCGCACCGCAGGCGTCGTTTGATTTTGATCTCGATGAAGATAATAATGTGGTCGAGGTCACTCATCGAGGTGGTGACACTATCGATCTTAGTGATCTCGAATTCCGTGTCGGGGGGACTGATACGACCCTAGATGATTCGGCAAGTGGTAGTAGCGAAATCACCGGTGAGTTCCGTGCAGGCGACAACGGGTTCGTTAGTGTTGCTGATGAATCTGGATCAACAGTAGACATTGTGTACGTATCTGATGGCTCAGAGAACATCATAGGTAGCTACGAGATACCATCTGATGCAGATGTTAGCTCTTAA
- a CDS encoding universal stress protein — protein sequence MYTIVAGIDTDKERAVAQAETIADMPMDTDEVEAVLTHSFEENRSGASVAQVSSVQRARDILEEAGIDVVLEEAGSDDPAATVLTFAEEYDADLVAVAGRKRSPTKKVVFGSVSQEIILNTHRPVLVCE from the coding sequence ATGTACACGATTGTTGCGGGGATCGACACCGACAAAGAGCGCGCGGTAGCCCAAGCGGAGACGATCGCGGACATGCCGATGGACACCGACGAGGTCGAAGCAGTGCTCACGCACAGCTTCGAGGAGAACCGCTCCGGCGCTTCGGTGGCGCAGGTGTCCTCAGTCCAGCGCGCCCGCGACATACTGGAGGAGGCCGGCATCGACGTCGTTCTCGAGGAAGCTGGTAGCGACGACCCCGCCGCGACCGTTCTGACGTTCGCCGAGGAGTACGACGCCGACCTGGTGGCCGTGGCCGGGCGGAAACGCTCACCGACGAAGAAGGTCGTCTTCGGCAGCGTCAGCCAGGAGATCATCCTCAACACCCATCGCCCGGTCTTGGTCTGCGAGTAA
- the tpiA gene encoding triose-phosphate isomerase translates to MFVLINLKAYPCDPIDIASIAAEVAANTGVRIAVAPQAADLAAVAETGVETWAQHVSSIEHGSHTGSTLAEAASRAGAEGTLLNHSEHRLRLADIDGSLRAAERAGLETIVCANNPKQIAAASRLDPDSVAVEPPELIGTGTPVSKADPDIVTDSVDAASGTPVLCGAGISTGEDLVAASDLGAEGVLLASGVAKADDPRTALESLVDPIA, encoded by the coding sequence ATGTTCGTGTTGATCAATCTGAAAGCGTATCCCTGTGATCCGATCGACATTGCCTCGATCGCGGCCGAGGTCGCAGCGAACACCGGCGTCCGGATCGCGGTCGCGCCGCAGGCGGCCGATCTCGCTGCCGTCGCCGAAACTGGCGTGGAGACGTGGGCCCAACACGTTTCGTCGATCGAGCATGGCTCCCACACCGGATCGACGCTCGCCGAGGCCGCCTCGCGGGCGGGGGCCGAGGGCACACTTCTCAACCACTCCGAGCACCGCCTCCGGTTGGCGGATATCGACGGGAGCTTGCGGGCGGCCGAGCGGGCCGGGCTCGAGACGATCGTCTGTGCCAACAACCCCAAACAGATCGCCGCCGCTTCCCGCCTCGATCCGGACTCCGTCGCCGTCGAACCGCCCGAACTGATCGGGACCGGGACACCCGTCTCGAAGGCCGATCCGGACATCGTCACCGACTCCGTCGACGCGGCCTCCGGGACGCCCGTCCTCTGTGGGGCGGGCATCTCGACCGGGGAGGACCTCGTCGCCGCGTCTGATCTCGGCGCGGAGGGCGTTCTCCTCGCGTCCGGCGTCGCCAAAGCCGACGACCCTCGTACTGCGCTCGAATCACTGGTCGATCCGATCGCGTAG
- a CDS encoding helicase HerA domain-containing protein, with protein MGEETITVGETRGRETGGSDVELPIVDLLTGRGFVTGKSGSGKSNSASVVAEKLLDRGYSLLAVDIDGEYYGLKEEYEILHVGGDEECDLQVDEEHAEKIAELALEGSVPIILDVSSFLDESKARDLLMETTKHLFAKGKKCKQPFLMLVEEIHEYIPEGGGIDECGRMLIKISKRGRKHGLGIVGISQRPADVKKDFITQCDWLVWHRLTWNNDTKVVSRILGSEYADEIEDMADGEGFLMTDWNEPIRRVQFERKQTFDAGATPGLDDFERPELKSVSGDLVDELQEITDERERRENRVNELERELQQREERIHDLERQLAEARDLKRMADRFSRAMMEQVTGRPLSAAPGRQSELEEALDGPIRRDPELEAELEAVRNGEREPMSPPVPDADAERDGDGPGTHEEGEDGTDTAEGTDEADRTDEPVDAGDTGNDGAEAIWTATDTDDADASTDTDGTDASTDTDLGREDGANADATATDSEGRDGPFDSGVRNGNGAGNTAQDAPVDSSTDTVAAPGGSGGSVSDRLDENRRESDGEADPDVDPSSGDSLADRLRAEIDALDDVTAGMLRQYRQDGPIEPDDAHAAAGGSGDRRPAYAANRRLRQRGLIAHVGCGQYDYALAELVRAELSDPVCPEATPSDGAVADVVEAVEAGDPRVGGSVPENTQGSGHEGGGESERTADRSRVRR; from the coding sequence ATGGGCGAGGAAACGATCACCGTCGGCGAGACGCGGGGTAGGGAGACAGGTGGGAGCGACGTCGAGTTGCCGATCGTCGATCTGTTGACCGGGCGCGGGTTCGTGACCGGGAAATCCGGGTCAGGGAAGTCGAATTCCGCGAGCGTCGTCGCCGAGAAACTCCTCGACCGCGGCTACAGCCTGCTCGCGGTCGACATCGACGGGGAGTACTACGGCCTCAAAGAGGAGTACGAGATCCTCCACGTCGGCGGCGACGAGGAGTGTGACTTACAGGTCGACGAGGAACACGCCGAAAAGATCGCCGAACTCGCCCTCGAAGGGAGCGTTCCGATCATCCTCGACGTCTCCAGCTTCTTGGACGAATCGAAGGCCCGCGACCTCCTGATGGAGACGACGAAGCATCTCTTCGCGAAGGGAAAAAAATGCAAGCAGCCGTTCTTGATGCTTGTCGAGGAGATACACGAGTACATCCCCGAGGGCGGCGGCATCGACGAGTGCGGTCGGATGTTGATAAAGATCTCAAAACGGGGCCGCAAACACGGCCTCGGGATCGTCGGTATCAGCCAACGGCCCGCCGACGTCAAGAAGGACTTCATCACCCAGTGCGATTGGCTCGTCTGGCACCGCCTGACGTGGAACAACGACACGAAGGTCGTCAGCCGGATCCTCGGGAGCGAGTACGCCGACGAGATAGAGGACATGGCCGACGGCGAGGGATTCCTGATGACCGACTGGAACGAGCCGATCCGACGCGTCCAGTTCGAGCGCAAGCAGACCTTCGATGCCGGGGCGACTCCGGGGCTTGACGACTTCGAGCGTCCGGAGCTGAAAAGCGTTAGCGGCGACCTCGTCGACGAGCTCCAGGAGATCACCGACGAGCGCGAGCGCCGGGAAAACCGGGTGAACGAACTCGAGCGCGAACTCCAACAGCGCGAGGAGCGCATCCACGATCTAGAGCGCCAACTCGCAGAGGCGCGCGATTTGAAACGGATGGCCGATCGGTTCTCGCGAGCGATGATGGAGCAGGTAACCGGTCGCCCGCTGTCGGCCGCACCGGGCCGACAGAGCGAACTCGAGGAGGCCCTCGACGGACCGATACGCCGCGACCCGGAACTGGAGGCCGAACTGGAGGCGGTTCGAAACGGCGAACGGGAGCCGATGTCGCCGCCGGTCCCCGACGCTGATGCCGAACGGGACGGAGACGGCCCCGGGACCCACGAGGAGGGCGAAGACGGGACGGACACAGCTGAGGGGACGGACGAGGCGGACAGAACGGACGAACCGGTCGACGCGGGCGATACGGGGAACGATGGCGCGGAAGCGATCTGGACGGCGACCGATACGGACGATGCGGACGCGTCGACCGATACGGACGGTACAGACGCGTCGACCGACACGGACCTGGGCCGCGAGGACGGGGCGAACGCAGATGCGACCGCAACCGACAGCGAAGGCCGAGACGGACCGTTCGACAGCGGGGTTCGGAACGGGAACGGAGCCGGGAACACGGCGCAGGACGCCCCCGTCGATTCGAGCACGGACACTGTGGCGGCCCCCGGTGGCTCCGGCGGGAGTGTGAGCGATCGCTTAGACGAGAACCGAAGAGAGTCCGACGGCGAGGCGGACCCGGACGTAGACCCGAGTTCTGGAGACTCCCTCGCCGATCGGCTCCGGGCGGAGATCGACGCTCTCGACGACGTTACCGCCGGAATGTTGCGGCAGTACCGTCAGGATGGCCCGATCGAGCCGGACGACGCCCACGCGGCGGCGGGCGGATCGGGGGATCGGAGGCCGGCCTACGCGGCGAACCGACGGCTCAGACAGCGCGGCCTGATCGCTCACGTCGGCTGTGGGCAGTACGACTACGCACTCGCGGAGCTCGTCCGAGCGGAGCTGTCCGACCCGGTTTGCCCCGAAGCGACGCCGAGCGACGGGGCGGTCGCCGACGTCGTCGAGGCGGTCGAAGCGGGGGACCCGAGGGTCGGAGGCTCCGTCCCGGAGAACACGCAGGGAAGCGGCCACGAGGGGGGCGGCGAATCCGAACGCACGGCGGATCGATCCCGCGTTCGTCGGTGA
- a CDS encoding outer membrane protein assembly factor BamB family protein — translation MDRVPGRGLCRRAVIAAAGVALAGCVDGDSGDEPEPTPIPDAERESFDSGWPTFGRDAANTGYAPGISGPYTEIGERWRFETDGSIAASPAVAGDTLYIGSTDGSVYALDPYVGAEIWSFETDGPVTTTPAVADGTVYVGSGDERLYAIDGADGTETWRFDVGDRVGSSPTVTEEAVYVGGVNSAVFAVDRDSGERRWRFGTGASVLSTPAVVDGTVYVGSGDLNVYALEAVSGEERWRFGTRGIVSAGPAVVDGTVYVGSRDSDLYALDAEGGEQRWQFDVNGQIQGSPAIAGGTAFVGSSDGFLYAVGTDGGDPNGRWRFRTGDSVVASPAATRDHAFAASTSGNVFCILPGDGGTVWRFEADTGVQEGPAVTDEWLYFGDVDGTVYAIGSG, via the coding sequence ATGGACCGAGTGCCGGGCCGCGGGCTGTGCCGACGGGCCGTCATCGCCGCGGCTGGCGTCGCCCTCGCGGGCTGTGTCGACGGTGATAGCGGTGACGAACCGGAGCCGACGCCGATCCCGGACGCCGAGCGCGAGTCCTTCGACAGCGGGTGGCCGACCTTCGGCAGGGACGCAGCCAACACCGGCTACGCGCCCGGTATTTCGGGGCCGTACACCGAGATCGGCGAGCGCTGGCGCTTCGAAACGGACGGCTCGATCGCCGCGAGCCCCGCCGTCGCCGGCGACACGCTTTATATTGGCAGCACCGACGGCTCGGTGTACGCGCTCGATCCGTACGTCGGCGCCGAGATCTGGTCGTTCGAAACCGACGGCCCTGTGACGACGACACCCGCAGTCGCCGACGGAACCGTCTATGTAGGCTCGGGCGACGAGCGGCTGTACGCGATCGACGGGGCCGACGGGACGGAGACGTGGCGCTTCGACGTCGGGGATCGAGTCGGTTCGAGCCCGACGGTCACCGAGGAGGCCGTCTACGTCGGCGGCGTCAACAGCGCCGTGTTCGCCGTGGATCGCGACTCCGGCGAGCGGCGCTGGCGGTTCGGGACCGGCGCGTCGGTGCTCAGCACGCCGGCAGTCGTCGACGGGACGGTCTACGTCGGTTCGGGCGACCTGAACGTCTACGCGCTCGAAGCGGTGTCGGGCGAGGAGCGGTGGCGGTTCGGCACTCGCGGCATCGTCAGCGCGGGACCGGCGGTCGTCGACGGGACGGTGTACGTTGGATCGAGAGATAGCGACCTCTACGCCCTCGACGCCGAAGGCGGTGAACAGAGATGGCAGTTCGATGTCAACGGACAGATCCAGGGCAGCCCCGCCATCGCCGGGGGGACGGCGTTCGTCGGGTCGAGCGACGGCTTCCTCTATGCGGTCGGGACCGACGGCGGCGACCCGAACGGCCGGTGGCGGTTCCGAACCGGGGATTCGGTCGTCGCCAGTCCGGCGGCGACCCGCGATCACGCCTTCGCCGCCTCGACGAGCGGGAACGTGTTCTGCATCCTGCCGGGGGACGGCGGGACCGTCTGGCGGTTCGAGGCCGACACCGGCGTCCAGGAGGGGCCGGCAGTCACCGACGAGTGGCTCTACTTCGGGGACGTGGACGGAACCGTCTACGCGATCGGCTCCGGGTGA
- a CDS encoding HVO_0234 family beta-propeller protein produces MSDDDITLTEKRVYAGGGGVTTAAVASDVGLARVSISDDIVGEFSLERRGQTTAVAAVDGRFAVGTPRDVLVGTDGDLEATGFGDAVALGGRDGLVASDGERIARYDGSWRTLSELDAVRSIDGGMVAAGSGVHRLDGTHVGLDEVLDVSAAGTPLAATDDGLYYLANGWMRALEGSFRVVASDGERAHAATEDTLYERNEDGTWTPVDLPVTGAVVDVAYDGGVYAVTADGTCLANVGDGWRHRSIGLTGVVGLALL; encoded by the coding sequence ATGAGCGACGACGACATCACTCTCACAGAAAAGCGCGTCTACGCCGGCGGTGGCGGCGTGACGACCGCCGCAGTCGCCTCCGATGTCGGCCTGGCGCGGGTGTCCATCTCCGACGACATCGTCGGCGAGTTCTCGCTCGAGCGTCGCGGGCAGACGACCGCTGTCGCGGCCGTCGACGGGCGGTTTGCGGTCGGTACGCCCCGAGACGTCCTCGTCGGCACCGACGGCGACCTCGAAGCGACCGGATTCGGGGACGCTGTGGCGCTCGGCGGCCGGGATGGCCTCGTCGCGAGCGACGGCGAGCGGATCGCCCGCTACGATGGGAGCTGGCGGACGCTCTCGGAGCTCGACGCCGTCCGGTCGATCGACGGCGGTATGGTGGCGGCGGGGTCCGGCGTCCACCGCCTGGACGGGACCCACGTGGGCCTCGATGAGGTCCTCGACGTGTCGGCGGCCGGGACGCCGTTGGCGGCCACCGACGACGGACTGTACTACCTCGCGAACGGCTGGATGCGTGCTCTCGAGGGATCGTTTCGGGTCGTCGCGAGCGACGGCGAACGTGCCCACGCGGCGACCGAGGACACCCTCTATGAGCGGAACGAGGACGGGACCTGGACTCCGGTCGATCTGCCTGTCACCGGAGCCGTCGTCGATGTCGCCTACGACGGGGGAGTCTACGCCGTGACTGCCGACGGGACCTGTCTCGCCAACGTCGGGGACGGCTGGCGGCACCGCTCGATCGGGTTGACTGGCGTCGTCGGGCTCGCTCTCTTATAA
- a CDS encoding type IV pilin, whose product MKEILKEPTQKRAVSPVIGVILMVAITVILAAVIGTFVLGLGDSVESAPQASFNFDVGPDDDAGGDALTITHRGGDNINANDIEIRVGGEDVGDKGSDGGFINPSGSLTDSVSGALGSSDDTLNAGEVIRIDLGEYTSGSSNDGGSSVNIIFINGDQQDIIGTFTLPETFDDGS is encoded by the coding sequence ATGAAAGAAATACTCAAAGAACCAACACAAAAACGAGCTGTTTCGCCCGTTATTGGTGTTATTCTGATGGTTGCCATAACAGTTATTTTGGCAGCCGTGATTGGAACATTCGTACTCGGGCTTGGTGATAGTGTAGAATCCGCACCACAGGCATCGTTTAATTTTGATGTTGGCCCAGACGACGATGCGGGTGGTGACGCACTCACCATCACGCACCGTGGTGGAGACAACATCAACGCTAATGACATTGAAATCCGGGTCGGTGGCGAGGATGTGGGAGATAAGGGAAGTGATGGTGGTTTCATAAATCCTAGCGGAAGTCTTACAGATAGTGTCTCTGGGGCACTCGGGTCCAGTGACGATACGCTCAATGCAGGGGAAGTGATTCGAATTGATCTCGGGGAATATACATCTGGTAGCAGTAACGATGGCGGGTCAAGTGTTAACATTATATTCATAAATGGCGATCAACAAGATATAATCGGCACGTTCACACTGCCCGAAACATTCGACGACGGTAGCTGA
- a CDS encoding DUF5795 family protein, which produces MADNRVVEGRMVTPGKLAELIEGEGVMDAEAIEDADRECPECGGSVLSVGYMPSVTEFVTGYKCQDCGWSETDR; this is translated from the coding sequence ATGGCCGACAACCGCGTCGTCGAAGGACGAATGGTAACGCCTGGAAAACTCGCCGAGCTCATCGAAGGAGAGGGCGTCATGGACGCCGAGGCGATCGAAGACGCCGACCGCGAATGCCCCGAGTGTGGCGGCAGCGTGCTCTCCGTGGGCTATATGCCGAGCGTCACGGAGTTCGTTACGGGATATAAGTGCCAGGACTGCGGGTGGAGCGAGACGGATCGGTGA